From Agrobacterium tumefaciens, a single genomic window includes:
- a CDS encoding rhodanese-related sulfurtransferase — MTNTIVPSRPEAAPGAIGDFLVAALYHFARFPRFESVRDPLFRLCQENGVKGTLLLAAEGINGTIAGPDAGIHAILSFLRAQPEFTALEHKESRASKMPFVRMKVKLKKEIVTMGVPDIDPNQIVGTYVAPQDWNALISDPDTILIDTRNDYETAIGVFKGAVDPQTKTFREFPDWVKNNPRLHNKPKIAMYCTGGIRCEKATAFMKEQGFEEVYHLKGGILKYLEEVPEEESLWEGACFVFDERVSVVHGLAEGDHKLCHACRNPITPEVRQSPLFEEGVSCPSCYDDRTDDDRQRFRDRQQQIDLAKKRGEKHLGR; from the coding sequence ATGACCAACACCATTGTTCCTTCTCGCCCGGAAGCCGCACCGGGAGCCATTGGCGATTTTCTCGTGGCTGCGCTTTATCATTTTGCCCGCTTCCCGCGGTTCGAAAGCGTGCGCGATCCGCTTTTCCGGCTTTGCCAGGAAAACGGCGTGAAAGGAACGTTGCTGCTGGCAGCGGAAGGTATCAACGGCACGATCGCCGGGCCTGATGCAGGCATCCATGCCATCTTGTCGTTCCTGCGCGCCCAGCCGGAGTTTACCGCGCTTGAACACAAGGAAAGCCGTGCATCCAAGATGCCCTTCGTGCGCATGAAGGTGAAGCTCAAAAAAGAGATCGTCACGATGGGTGTGCCGGACATCGATCCCAACCAAATTGTTGGCACGTATGTCGCTCCGCAGGACTGGAATGCCCTTATCTCCGACCCAGATACAATCTTGATCGACACGCGCAACGACTATGAAACAGCCATCGGCGTTTTCAAAGGCGCTGTCGACCCACAGACAAAAACGTTTCGTGAGTTTCCAGACTGGGTAAAGAACAACCCCCGCCTGCACAACAAGCCAAAGATCGCCATGTACTGTACAGGCGGCATTCGTTGCGAGAAGGCAACCGCCTTCATGAAAGAGCAAGGCTTCGAAGAGGTGTACCACCTAAAGGGCGGCATTCTTAAGTACCTGGAAGAAGTGCCCGAGGAGGAAAGCTTGTGGGAAGGCGCGTGCTTCGTCTTCGACGAGCGCGTCTCGGTCGTCCACGGCCTTGCAGAAGGCGATCACAAGCTCTGCCATGCGTGCCGTAATCCGATCACCCCTGAAGTGCGCCAGTCACCACTGTTCGAGGAAGGTGTATCCTGCCCGAGTTGTTATGATGACAGGACGGACGATGACCGTCAGCGCTTCCGTGACCGCCAGCAACAGATTGATCTCGCAAAGAAGCGTGGCGAAAAGCACCTGGGCCGCTGA
- a CDS encoding EAL domain-containing protein, with product MFPSQDDAFEGEIMRIVPRGIVRHLRIGRRAAVGAVLFAFALVLFVVTALVLSAVGQIKDQANALDNLRLKETTSGALMTLRNQLDATLTDYAVRNDAAEFVYAPDRFDWLASNYGKASGPGKLFDTAIVLDQDGRVRMAYHDGMPISWPEESYLPGGWGKMLAQVQEMRPGHWSQMSGFVKTDHGIAAAGVALIRNKSGELPSAENERRYLLLARHFTKPLVDRLARTYVVDGLELEPTNVEGANAVDIVNPLGEIVAKMGWRSRLPGDVSFHGARPIIFTALGVVGTFFIVLLIVGSTTLDRLKADEAAARDEALRDRLSGLTNRNGLFLKLARMVRSARHHRTDVLLLYLDLDGFKEINDSYGHAAGDRLIKGVAAAFEVLVPEHAVLARLGGDEFAIAIQGGDVREDGRKLCRSILELFTEPFSIGERVASIGCSIGISISTAGEIDGEELVRRADMAMYQAKEGGRGRYVAYDEKMDALREEKLQLEADLRRAIGNGEISLVYQPVVNAATRTITSVEALARWNRPGVGPVAPDIFIAAAETSGLIDRLGLFVLQRACEAAQQWPSIRLSVNISPVQFRNPAFAGYVADILKHTGTTPDRLRLELTEGYFIQHPERANVAIDKLKQLGISIALDDFGAGFASVGYLRRFGFNRMKIDRSLVMALEQGGRSLDMLQATVALARSLDIPVTAEGVETEEQAAILHLCGCDELQGYLFSRPVSGERIRELLHEQDAPVAEIRLKA from the coding sequence ATGTTTCCTTCGCAAGATGATGCTTTCGAAGGGGAAATTATGCGGATTGTACCGCGGGGGATAGTCAGACACTTGCGCATTGGCCGACGGGCAGCCGTTGGAGCCGTGTTGTTTGCGTTCGCCCTGGTTCTTTTCGTCGTGACCGCCCTTGTGTTGTCTGCTGTCGGCCAGATCAAGGATCAGGCGAATGCGCTGGACAATCTACGCCTGAAAGAGACGACATCAGGCGCATTGATGACGCTTCGCAATCAACTTGATGCAACATTGACAGATTATGCCGTGCGCAATGACGCTGCCGAGTTTGTCTATGCCCCTGACAGGTTCGATTGGCTTGCAAGCAATTACGGCAAGGCAAGTGGGCCGGGGAAACTGTTCGATACGGCCATCGTGCTCGATCAGGACGGCCGTGTGCGTATGGCCTATCACGATGGCATGCCGATCTCCTGGCCGGAAGAAAGTTATCTGCCTGGAGGTTGGGGGAAGATGCTCGCTCAGGTGCAGGAAATGCGTCCCGGTCACTGGTCTCAGATGTCCGGGTTCGTCAAGACCGACCATGGCATCGCGGCTGCCGGCGTTGCGCTGATCCGGAACAAATCCGGTGAGTTGCCCTCAGCCGAAAATGAGCGACGGTATCTTCTTCTTGCCCGCCATTTTACAAAGCCGCTGGTCGATAGGCTGGCTCGGACCTACGTCGTCGATGGCCTCGAACTTGAGCCCACCAATGTCGAAGGCGCCAACGCTGTCGATATCGTCAATCCGCTCGGCGAGATCGTGGCCAAGATGGGCTGGCGTTCACGATTGCCGGGTGATGTCAGTTTCCACGGTGCGCGACCTATAATCTTCACCGCACTTGGAGTCGTAGGCACCTTTTTTATTGTACTGCTCATCGTTGGTTCGACGACACTTGACCGTCTGAAGGCCGATGAGGCGGCTGCGCGCGATGAGGCACTCCGTGATCGACTGAGCGGGTTGACGAACCGAAACGGCCTGTTTCTCAAACTCGCCCGCATGGTCCGCTCTGCTCGTCATCACAGGACGGATGTGCTGCTTCTTTATCTCGATCTCGATGGCTTCAAGGAAATCAACGATTCCTATGGTCATGCTGCCGGTGATCGTCTTATCAAGGGCGTCGCAGCAGCCTTTGAGGTTCTCGTCCCGGAGCACGCCGTCCTGGCGCGATTGGGCGGGGACGAATTTGCCATCGCAATTCAGGGCGGCGACGTGCGCGAGGACGGGCGAAAGCTCTGCCGTTCCATACTCGAGCTTTTTACCGAGCCTTTCAGCATCGGCGAGCGAGTAGCGAGCATTGGCTGCAGCATTGGTATTTCAATTTCGACCGCCGGTGAGATCGACGGCGAGGAACTTGTGCGTCGCGCCGATATGGCCATGTATCAGGCAAAGGAGGGCGGACGCGGGCGCTATGTTGCCTATGACGAGAAAATGGACGCACTGCGGGAAGAAAAGCTGCAGCTCGAAGCCGATCTCAGACGAGCAATTGGTAACGGGGAAATTTCTCTGGTCTACCAACCTGTCGTCAACGCCGCGACCCGGACGATCACGAGTGTCGAGGCGTTGGCACGTTGGAACCGTCCAGGCGTCGGGCCTGTCGCACCCGATATCTTCATCGCAGCCGCCGAGACAAGTGGTCTGATCGACAGGCTTGGTCTTTTTGTCTTGCAACGTGCCTGTGAGGCTGCGCAGCAGTGGCCATCGATAAGGCTGTCGGTCAATATATCGCCTGTGCAGTTCCGCAATCCGGCTTTCGCAGGGTATGTCGCTGACATATTGAAGCACACCGGCACGACGCCAGATCGGTTGCGGCTGGAATTGACGGAAGGCTATTTCATCCAGCATCCAGAACGGGCGAACGTGGCGATCGACAAGCTGAAACAGCTTGGTATCAGTATCGCACTCGACGATTTCGGAGCTGGATTTGCCAGCGTCGGCTATCTTCGTCGTTTCGGCTTCAATCGTATGAAGATAGATCGTTCGCTTGTCATGGCGTTGGAGCAGGGCGGCCGGTCACTCGACATGTTGCAGGCAACCGTTGCATTGGCACGCTCCCTCGACATTCCCGTTACGGCTGAAGGCGTTGAAACCGAAGAACAGGCCGCGATCCTGCATCTGTGCGGTTGTGACGAACTGCAAGGCTATCTGTTTTCGCGGCCCGTTAGCGGTGAAAGAATCCGCGAACTGCTCCATGAACAGGATGCGCCGGTGGCCGAGATACGCCTGAAGGCCTAA